A single Thermaerobacter sp. FW80 DNA region contains:
- a CDS encoding carbohydrate ABC transporter permease — translation MWSWYADALRDYVATVVLLGALMLLVYAGLRALGRSHDTALGWTFVLPWLAGFLAFQLFPFVASLYLAFTDYDVLTPPRWVGLANFARLLDDPKFAASLKFTALYALFSVPLGIAGSLACALLLNRNIKGVGFWRTLYYVPAVIPAVATAVLWRWLLSTDGLVNAVLGPVYALLGMEKPRWFLDPETILPGFVLMSLWGVFGANTVILLAGLKNIPRELYDAAAVDGATGWGRFRHVTLPMLSPTLFYVLVTGLIGALQMFTQAFFIETPRSTVTFLQVYIYQEAFGLRHMGYASAMAWVFLLVILGLTLLVFRSSPLWVYYESEVRGEDRAARGAKAPGRRLYVFRAGLRRRLRAGAPAVDDQHVA, via the coding sequence GTGTGGTCCTGGTACGCGGACGCCCTGCGGGACTACGTGGCCACGGTGGTCCTGCTGGGCGCGCTCATGCTCCTGGTGTACGCGGGCTTGCGGGCCCTGGGGCGTAGCCATGACACGGCCCTGGGCTGGACCTTCGTCCTGCCCTGGCTGGCCGGTTTCCTGGCCTTCCAGCTCTTTCCCTTCGTCGCCTCGCTCTACCTGGCCTTCACCGACTACGACGTGCTCACGCCGCCCCGCTGGGTCGGCCTGGCCAACTTCGCCCGCCTGCTGGACGATCCCAAATTCGCGGCGTCCCTGAAGTTCACGGCCCTCTATGCGCTCTTCAGCGTGCCCCTGGGCATCGCGGGGTCGCTGGCCTGTGCCCTGCTGCTCAACCGCAACATCAAGGGCGTGGGGTTCTGGCGCACGCTGTATTACGTGCCCGCCGTGATTCCCGCCGTCGCCACCGCGGTGCTCTGGCGCTGGCTGCTGTCTACCGATGGGCTGGTCAACGCGGTGCTGGGGCCCGTCTACGCACTGCTCGGCATGGAGAAGCCCCGCTGGTTCCTCGATCCGGAGACCATCCTGCCGGGGTTCGTGCTGATGAGCCTGTGGGGCGTGTTCGGCGCCAACACGGTGATCCTGCTGGCGGGCTTGAAGAACATCCCGCGGGAGCTCTACGATGCCGCGGCGGTGGACGGCGCCACGGGCTGGGGCCGCTTCCGCCACGTCACCCTGCCCATGCTCAGCCCGACCCTTTTCTACGTGCTGGTCACCGGGCTGATCGGCGCCCTGCAGATGTTCACCCAGGCGTTCTTCATCGAAACGCCGCGCTCCACCGTCACCTTCCTGCAGGTCTACATCTACCAGGAGGCCTTCGGGCTCCGGCACATGGGCTACGCCTCGGCCATGGCCTGGGTCTTCCTGCTGGTGATCCTGGGGTTGACGCTGCTGGTGTTCCGCTCGTCACCCCTCTGGGTGTATTACGAGAGCGAGGTGCGAGGTGAGGACCGTGCCGCGCGAGGTGCAAAGGCGCCTGGCCGACGCCTTTACGTATTTCGCGCTGGCCTTCGGCGGCGCCTTCGTGCTGGTGCCCCTGCTGTGGATGATCAGCACGTCGCTTAA
- a CDS encoding carbohydrate ABC transporter permease, translated as MPREVQRRLADAFTYFALAFGGAFVLVPLLWMISTSLKGRDQLYVYPPQWIPSPVRWENYVEVWTTLPFARFFLNSLFITILATVAEVASVAVVAYGFARFNFRGRHFLFMLMLSTMMLPSVIGMIPTFLIWRELGRLDTFTPLTAPAWFAWGPASVFMLRQFLLSLPRDFEDAAVLDGAGPLQVLRHVVLPMVRPALLVIALLAFQGNWTNFMAPLLYLNTPDKFPVTLGLKFLETSLGPGSEAPMWNLMMVVSLLVALPILVLYALAQRAFIEGIRLGGTKG; from the coding sequence GTGCCGCGCGAGGTGCAAAGGCGCCTGGCCGACGCCTTTACGTATTTCGCGCTGGCCTTCGGCGGCGCCTTCGTGCTGGTGCCCCTGCTGTGGATGATCAGCACGTCGCTTAAGGGGCGGGACCAGCTCTACGTGTACCCGCCGCAGTGGATCCCCTCGCCGGTGCGGTGGGAGAACTACGTGGAGGTCTGGACCACCCTGCCCTTCGCCCGGTTCTTCCTGAACAGCCTGTTCATCACCATCCTGGCCACGGTGGCCGAGGTGGCCAGCGTGGCCGTGGTCGCCTACGGCTTTGCGCGTTTCAACTTCCGCGGGCGGCACTTCCTCTTCATGCTGATGCTCAGTACCATGATGCTGCCCAGCGTGATCGGGATGATCCCCACCTTCCTCATCTGGCGGGAACTGGGGCGGCTGGACACCTTCACCCCGCTGACGGCGCCCGCCTGGTTCGCGTGGGGACCGGCCAGCGTCTTCATGCTGCGCCAGTTCCTCCTGAGCCTACCCCGGGATTTCGAAGACGCGGCGGTGCTGGACGGAGCCGGGCCCCTGCAGGTGCTGCGGCACGTGGTGCTGCCCATGGTGCGACCGGCCTTGCTGGTCATCGCCCTGCTGGCCTTCCAGGGCAACTGGACCAACTTCATGGCGCCGCTGCTGTACCTGAACACGCCGGACAAGTTCCCGGTCACCCTGGGCCTCAAGTTCCTGGAGACGTCGCTGGGGCCGGGCAGCGAGGCGCCCATGTGGAACCTGATGATGGTCGTCTCGCTGCTGGTGGCGCTGCCGATCCTGGTGCTGTACGCCCTGGCCCAGCGGGCCTTCATCGAGGGAATCCGGCTGGGCGGGACCAAGGGCTGA